CTAGTCGTGATTCCCTTAACACTAATGAACTTTGTTCGAGGATATCTCTCCAGATTAACAGGCACACATGTGAGGCACAATCGGATTCGTATTTTTCACAGTTTAACTGTGGGAATCGCTATGGTGGGGCAATCCCAGCCACCCCTACTCTTTATCGACCGAACATTTTTTAACTtttgtttcccaaaacctCTAAACCAAGATGTTTTAGACAGACAGGTGGCTTCTAGTAGACCTGGTTTCACTTTTTGGTTCTGTGCCTCAGTCGGCCTCCAGCTGATCCAGgggtttctttggtttttttcgaTTCCGACACTTATCCTCTAACGATTGGCGTTTTTTTCCGATCGAAAAAGGGTTAAACGGCGAATTTATAGCGATTTTTAAAACTCTTTCAACttattttctaaaaaaaagggTGTGCAAAGCAAGGGTGGGCTGTGTTGTGAGTGGTGGACAAGAAGGGGCCttttggtgagtttggtgagAAACACCTTGCCTCTCGCTCTACTGCTGCACTGGCACTCTTCGCTGTTATACGCGCGGGGGGCTCGTAAAAGGCGCGAGTAGCGTTAGCCGCTCGTTAATTCGATTTTATCATTACGCTTAGATAAGGCACTATTTTCGATGCACATTACTCTGAACGCTTACCTAAAGAAGTGCTATCATCGTAGGACGGTTTGATTTGCGTTAGATCCGCGCACGTGAGACCATACATCTGGCCTAGATCGCCAGCTTCCTCGTACGAGAAGAGCGTGTTGATATCCTTGATCAGCGAGCGCTGTACCGTCGCGTACCACGACTGGGTCGACCGCCGACTCATTGTCGTCATGGCTTCCCAGTAGTGGTCCATGTACGGTATGATGTCCTTATCCTTGCTGAACATAAACCGCGCTTTGCCTTCTTTCGCGGCCGTTTGCTGCAGGTTCGCGATAGCCGTTACACACATCTGAGGTATCGAGGCCTGCACCTTCCGGAAGCTTTCCAGTCCCGTCATGGAGCAGTTCTTGCACACGAACACGTAGTTCATCATGAACGGCACCAGGCGTCCGAGTTGAAACCCGATGCAGGACTCGTGAAACCAGCGGTTGCAGGTGGCGCACAGGAGCTCGACAATGTTGagatttctttcctttccgctGTAAGCAAAGTGACGAACAATCACGACGTTAACAAAACAAGGTGCGAAAGCTTGAGAGCCCGCTTGATGCTCACCAGTAACAATTTCCATACTCCTCGCCCGCGGGGGACTTTTTGATATCCGGTTTCATTTCACTCACATCCATCCTGTAGCGGTTGTTTCGAACAGGGGTACCGCAGAAATAGTTGCGCCTTCACCCTAGAACAGTTTGCTGGTGCATCTGGTAGCTTCTTTTACAAGTTTCATTCAACAAACCGTGTATTTCATGGCACTAGTTTTCGGTTCCCGCTCCGGTTTTGGCGTGGCGGCAGTCGATTGACAGCGCTTTGTTTGGGTTGCCAAGGTAGATGCATGTTGTGACACCTGCTCACTCAAGGTTTATAGATTTTTCGTTTCAAGAgcctttttctccctttatCGGTGATAACTCGTTATCTGGGCATTCTGGCTCGTTTTTATTAGTTGATTTACGTGTTTAGAAATTGCTACAAGTGCAGCACGTAAAATGTATCCTCCTGCTTTTGTGGATATTGCATGATCACACGTAATCAGCAAACCGAACGTCAACAGCATCGAAAGCAACATGTTTTCCGGTCATTAAGAAACGAGAAGGCGTGCGGTGTCGATTTGATTAGGTAAAAACTGATTTACCATGACGGCAATTCTCGGTGCCGGTATCAGCGGCCTAGCGGCCGGGCACTATTTGCGCAAGAAAGCCGCTTCGCTGCCTCTGACCATCTACGAAGCATCCGATCGGGTAGGTGGTTGGATACGATCAGAACGATCGGCGAAGGACGACTTCATATTCGAGGCTGGCCCACGGACGATCCGGCCCAAGGGTCCTGCTGCAGCCAACACCCTTGAACTAATAGAGCACCTCGGCTTAGCGGATCATGTTTACTCAATCAGCTCCAGCCACACCGCCGCAAGGAATCGCATGATTTATGCGAAAGGAAAGCTAAATCTGCTCCCATCATCCTTGGGTGGATTACTTAAAACCGTGCCACCCTTTACAAAGCCGCTCTATTTCGCCGCATTCCACGATCTGCTGGCAGGTCGATCCGAATCCCCGCTGCAGGATGAATCGATGTATTCTTTCGTGAATCGCCGTTTTGGCAAGGAGATAGCCGATTATGCGGTAAGCTCAATGCTGTGCGGAATCTGTGCAGGTAACGCAAAAGAGATAAGCGTCAAATTCCTCATGAAGGAACTGTTTGAACGTGAGCAGCAACACGGTGGCGTTATCAAGGGGATCCTAAAAGAAGCGCTAGCCAAccgcaacaaaaagaaaccaacgaCGGGCACTCCACTAGGTAAGCTAGCGCAACGTGCCAAGTCGGAAAACTGGAGCATTTATTCCCTGCGAGGAGGCCTGCAAACCTTACCGGACACGTTAGCTACGGATCTGCAGAGTAAAGGCGTTTCCATAGTAACGGGAACGAAGTTTGAAGAGCTGAAATTTGATCGTGATCGCATACTGCTACGTGTTGATGGTAAGGAGCACATGCTGCAGCATCTTGTTAGCAGCATTCCAAGCTACAAGCTTGCTAAACATGTAGACCTGCAACATCCGGCACTGGCAGCCACGCTACGCAGCATCCCATTCGTCGACGTATGCGTAATAAACTTGCAGTATCAGCGAGCTGATCTGCTGAAGCAGGACGGGTTTGGCTTCTTGGTACCTCCGATCGAAAATCTGCCAATACTGGGTGTCATTTTCGATAGCTGCTGCTTCGACATGCAGGATAGTACCGTCCTGACGGTAATGATGGGTGGAGCGTGGTTCGAGCAGTGGTTTGGAAAGAATCCCTCCGAGGACCAGCTGCTGGAGGTTGCACTAACGAATGTGCAAAAAATATTAGGAATCGACCAGCGCCCCGATGCGTACAAGGTGAACCTGCTTCGTAACTGCATTCCACAGTACACTGTCGGACACCAGCAACGCGTGTCGGCTGCTCGGGATTATATCGCCGAACATAAACTTCCCATAGCTCTGTGTGGTGCGTCGTACGACGGTGTCGGGGTTAATGATGTTATTCTTTCCGCTAGAAACAGTGTAGAAACCATCTTCAGCACATAGGTACGTTTCTCAGTTATCTGCCCCTGCAATACATGTTGGCTATAAATATATGCTTTATAAGGTGATTCGTTTTCGGCGTGGCTTAAATGAAAGAACATATGTTTCATAATGTAATTTTTATATCTTACATGTTAGATGATTCCCGAGAGCgatgggaatggaatggaacaggCGAGTTACAATTTATTAACTGCATCCTCATGTAGGGTCGTCATATGGCGCTTCAAATTTTTGTTCTGCTTGAATGTCTTTCCACAGGTATCGCATTTGTACTGCCGATCGTCGTTGTGCAGGGCGTAATGGGTGGCCAGCGTACTGGAGGTTTTAAACCGTTTGTTACAAATGTCGCacacgaacgatcgatcatcgcTGTGCGTTGCGTAGTGAATCTTGCGCGCGCAAGCAGTCTTGAATCGTTTCTCACACAGCTCGCAAGCAAAAGACCGGTCATCGGAATGCGTTGAAATGTGATCCTTGAGTCTGAACGAGGAATGAAACTGTTTGCCGCAGAGATCACACTTGAAGCGCCTTTCCTTGTTGTGCGAAAGCGAGTGTGAGGAAAGGTTGCTGGATGTTTTGAATCGTTTATCGCACAGCTCACACGCAAACGGACGCTCATTGCTATGCATAGTGTAATGGATTTTGCGGATTTTGGCAGTCTTAAACGTTTTACCGCAAATTTCGCAGGCAAAAGGGCGCTCCTCGCTATGCGTCTTGGCGTGGGAAATCCGCTCGGAAGATGTTTTAAACATCTTGTTGCAAACGTTGCAACCAAACCGGCGATCATCGGAATGTATGGCACAGTGGCGTCGATAGTGTTTGGAGGATTTAAATCTTCGATCACAAATCGAGCACGCAAAGGGCCGATCCTCCGAGTGTGAAACATAATGTTCCTGAAGCCCCATCCAGGACTTAAAGCGTTTGTTGCAGAACTCACAAGCGAATGGTCGCTCATCGCTACGCGATTCTTGCTGATTAGTTTTAGTAGCTGTTAGTCCTTCCTGATCTGGCTCTTTGTTATCCAGATTGCTCTTTTCTATTTCCTGGCCCATTCCAGCGAAGGGCCATCTTTGACGACATCGTATAAAGAAGGAATGCAACGTGTGCAGGTCCTGTTCGCAGGATTCACACACTGCCTGCGGCAGTTCATCGTACTTTGATATCTGCAACAAAAGAAGCATAATGAAGAGACCGAAGCAGAAAAAACGCCAAGGGACACTCACCGGTAATCCAGTACATTCTTGGAACATTTCTAGTAGcgacgcattttttttttcgaacaatATCTTCACACTAGCGCGCTCCTGAGCACACAATCGACAGACTTGTGTTGACCGCGACGACATGGTCCAAGGCCGTACCCTTCACCGGTCACAGTAATACCACGAGAAACGCCGTTGATCGTATTTAACGTACACCGTTCTCTGAAGCGCGAAATACCCAGATACAGTGCCGTTTTCCGAGCGTTTTTCCAGATTTCCTCCGAGATCTTTTCGAACCCACTCCCGAGTGACGTTTCTTCCGGCTCCAGCTGACAGCGCTTTGTTGTGgtggctttttttgtttttccaaagTGCATTGAACCGCGCGCGCTTTCCCTTTCATTTTCCCTCGTCCTAACGACTCCAAGAAAGGACCTTCGGGGACAAAAGCTCGAATTAAACACACCAGGAACGTAACAGGATCCGTAGTTTTCAAGTGCTCGTCGCTATGGCCCGTAATCTCGGATCTGTGAGGACGCGATGGTGTAGTTCATAGGGGAGAaagtgggctgctgctgggcgacTTGCGTGTTTGCGCGCGCCTCATTCGAAGTTGTACCGATGTCGATCGCGGACGCGTCGTCGAAGTGTCCGTTATAGTATTATCGAACCGTtgcgttgtgttttgttgattttagttttagttttgtttgttactaTCGATAAGAACGGTTCTTAGCTAGTGCGTAACGATGGTGGAACATAATTTTGTTAACGTGTTCATGCTGGGTTTCGGCTTTATGCTGATTTTCACCTCCTTTCAAACGCTAGGCAACATCGAGGTAAGCCAGATTCTACCGCAATTTTTTGATTAAATCATTTCCGCAATCGGAGAGGTAGATTGGTGCCTGGTTTTAGAATTCGTCAATCAGCGTGCCACGGTAAGAGCGGGGCAAGCAATCAGCCGCTTCACGCCTGACTCGGTAAATCCGcgtgaaaggaaggaacacAAAAGTCCGCCCCCTCACTGAGTGGCTTTTTGAAGTGGCTCACGAACGAGGCAGAAGTGACTCCGTGGCACGCTGATCGATCAATCGTAATATCCGTAATTGGAGGGGTCCGGTGGCTCGATGTAAATATTGTGGCTTTTGCCTTTAAAGTTCACTTTCTCTCGATTTCGTAAGCTTTATTAAACCGGTTTTTAAATGACTGGAACAACTGAAGCAGTCAAGTCAGCCTTCCGATAGGTTACGACAACGCCTATTTTCGAAGGTCATTCAAATACATGCTGTTCCgattaaatatttttcattctatATCGCCCCGCGCTCGTTGCACAGCAAACCATCATCGACAGTATCAAGAAGGACGAACCCTCATTCACTGGAGATGGCTATACAAGCCTGGCTATCATCTATGCTGCACTATCTTTATCAAACTGGGTTACACCGTCCGTACTCTCGGCAATTGGGCCGCGATTAGCCATGACTATCGGCGCCGTCACATATTGGTAAGCTTAATCTTAATTGTTGCAGGTTACCACACAACCATACGGAGCCGTAAGATCACCTCCGTACAGTCCATCGTAAGCTCTGCTCTGGATTGAATGTCGTCATTAGCGTGGAATGCACCCGTAACACAAAGGTGCTTGTTTCTTAAGAGACGATCAAGCAGCTGCTCTGGATTCAATCAAATAGATCCAAAGAGTGCTTGAAACGTTGCACTCTTTATAGCTTTGTTCAAACGCGTACAACATATGCGGCACAACGAACAGAGCACATGCGCCTGTTCCGACTTGCGCATCGAACGAGTATGATAACGCGCAGATAACGCGCTCTGGAAGTTATGCTCAGACAACATTCTAGGTCGATTCAAATTTGAGCTGCTTTGATGGTCTTCGCAATAGCGCAGCGATACAACCGATCAGAATAAGATTTTTCAGCTTCTTATCCAGCAAGCCTTGATTGGACAGGTTTGTCTGCCTGTCCCACTAGTTTGACTGGTTTTCAAACTCCACCTGTGCACATAACATACTGAAGTGCTTGAAGGGCAACGTTAGTTCAGAATTAGGAAATGTAAATGAGACGACGAAAGCTGTGGCGCTTCTGAGAAACACATTCTGACAGTGCAAGATGGTTTCAAGGTCCCATTTCAAAGCAGTGTTGAGTTTGATCATGTCTTGTTTTTGCCAACCGTATGCAAATTCACGATGTAATTTTTCTGGTCTCAATTTGGGTCGAGGAGATATGCCATTCAGCAAGGACAACAAGTCTGGCACGTCTTCAAATAAGACGATGCGGACAATCCGTATCTGTACCATTTCGATCGCTCTGATCAGCAAGCACACGACGGAGTACGTAAAGTTGATGACTAATTTGTTTTGCGTTATCCGCCTCCGTGCATGCGATCATGGTAACCTAATTTTATATTGAAAGTATTTTAATAAATTCATTTGATTTGAGATTATCCTCCCACTATCCTATAACCACTTCTGAAGCCACCATTTATAGCAATAGCCTTCACCTACTTATCCCCATTGACGATGATAAAAAAGTGCTTCAGAGTCATTTAGAATCATTACGAAATGGGatatttcttttcgtttattCTCGTATAATATCAGAAGTTCGTTAAAATGACTAAACTTGCATGTTTTAGCGGCTATTCTAATGGATATTTCCTATTCTAATGTTCAGTAGGATCAGATCTGGTGATAATTCCAGCCGATTTCATTTCTAAACAAACAAAGGTTACATGTCCAGAATTTTCATTGAATGAGTTTCCATATTGTTGAAGTCCGTGTATATGCAGCAATTATATTTGATAGTAAtagttttaatttgaaatttaatcaTTGTAATTTTCCGATATGGTCTTTTACTCTGATTTCTGTACATaataatttgtttattttatttccagtTTATTTATGGCATGCTTCTTTGTACCACACGTTGCGGTATTGTACCTGTTCAGTGTTGTACTTGGTGCTGGAGCAGCCCTCATTTGGACCGGCCAGGGGACATATCTATCGcaatgcagcaacaacgaaaccATCTCCAGAAATTCTGGAGTTTTCTGGGCTATGCTTCAAATGAGgtgatgaaaacaaacaaagcataGTATTTGTTATCGTTATAAACCATGCGCGGTTAAATATGTTTTCCTGTTTGTATCGTTGCAGTATGTTTTTTGGCAATTTGCTAGTTTTTTTCACATTCCAGGGCAAAACGCATATCGACGTGGAAACGCGCACCATCGTTTTCTCGGTACTGGTTGCTGTAGGCATCCTAGGAACGGTCATGCTTTCTTGTCTCAGGCGTCCTGTTGCCGATCAGGATGTGTCCACGGAGCTAACAGCGCCTGCTACACCGAAACAAGCTTTCGTTGATGCGATACAACTGTTTAAGACGAAGCGAATGATACTGCTGAGCATTACTTTCGTGTACACGGGTAAGAAAATTGACTTCAGACTAAGGAAATGGTAATGATGGTGTCCTAACATACGATTCTGCTTCTTAATTTATTTACAGGTCTTTCCCTATCATTCTTCAGTGGCGTTTATGGCTCGAGTGTTGGTTTTACAACTGCCATTGGAACGTCGGCAAAGCAGTTGGTTGGTCTGAACGGTGTATTCATTGGAATCGGTGAAGTTGTCGGTGGCGTTGCATTCGGTTTGCTCGGTACAAGAATCACTACCAGATACGGGCGCGATCCGGTGGTGATAGTCGGAGGAGTGTTGCATTTGGTCTCCTACTTCCTCGTGTTCATCAATCTGCCTAACGTAGCCCCTTTCGGCAATACCGACGAGGTGTCGTATATCAACCCACCAAGCGCCATTGTGGCaatgctctgctctctgctgttAGGTTTTGGTGATGCTTGTTTCAACACGCAGTGTTACTCCATGCTGGGCGGAGTATTCAAAAACCAACCGGCTGAAGCCTTCGCAATCTTCAAGTTCACACAGGTATTAGACAAATTGTTGGTCCTGGTTTAACCATATTCTATTGAAACGCTTATTTAACATTACGCTCTTTTTATCTTCCAGTCGATCGCTGCTGCAGCCAGCTTTGTTTATTCCTCACATTTCGGACTCCACGTGCAGTTACTCATTTTAGTTATCTTAGCTATCATTGGAACTACAACGTTCTGTCTAGTAGAGTTCTCTGTAAAGAAGGAGCGTGTAGAGGTTGAGAAAAAGTATGAAGAATAGAGCCCGTATTCTACCGTCCACATCGCAAACTTTCCATGTGTATAAATTACGTAGCACGCATGCACCGTAATTCATGAAACTTTAACATTCCTACTCTAGTGGTGATACGAGGATTAATTTTGACCTCCACTTTTACATCAGATTTGTGCAATTTATCGTGATGAACCTAAACAAATTGTATAGTTATCTTACAGTGAAGGACAATTTGTGTACTGTTTTTCTCATGATATTGTTAACCCACGGGATGccaaaaatgtgaaatttaaCGAGATCAAATgtaaaagtgtgtgtgtggatatgAAAGCAATtataataaatgaaaaatctaTTCTTATAAAAAGTGTTTCTTTAATTATAATTACTCAACAGGCGTTACAACTAACGAACGGTCTTCGCTTCATTCACTGCTCGTTATTAGACGGTATTATTCGAGTTCATTTCGTCAGTCAAATAGCTTTCGAAATAATCGTCAGTACAGGCATTACATTTACATCATTGCAATAACATCATTGTACACCACATACTTACATACATCATTACTATAATGATATGCCTATAGATTCGTGCTGTGtcaacttttccattttcatatATTCACACGAAAATCGTAAAGAATTTCTCTTTTGTCCGGTATAATTTTAATGAATAAGATTCTTAGGTAGTATATTTCAATGCGGGTCCCGTCCGTTATATATcaacaaaaatgcaaatgaagtgAAACTCATAAAAGCTCAAATGCGTGCATAAAACATGATTCCATAATCCATTCAATTCATACACGCTTCTGAAAAGTAAATACTCTATGAGATAAGATCAACACTCTGTCATATTATCCCAAGATCCAGTTCACTCTCGCATATCTGCGATGCAATAGAATGATAATGATGTACCTTGCTGATCGATTGAAGTTTGATTGCCGTACTATCCGGTTGAGTAAATACTCAGAAAGCGTAAAATCGGTCGTTTTGCCTCATCTAACCTAGCAAATCATCCATGCAGCAGTTTTGATGCATTCGTATCAGTGTAGTACAAAACCCACGATTGACGTCCATCAGAAGATGTTGATATGCTTTACTGAGCGTTTTACTTTCTATGGAAGGGTTTAATAAAAGTGCAATGATAAATAAAGTGTCCGAAAAGCATTAATGAATTCATGCTAGGAGAAAAAATGCAGAATGTCGGCAGATGCATCATCTATAGGCTCTATCGACTACCACTCAAACCACCTTCAAAATTCCAGAACTGGATTGTTAGAAAGCGGCCACGGGACACCTTCGCACGATACTTACATACGGACATAGAAAACTATTTGTAGCGTATATGACAAATGGCCGAACCCGTAGGCCCAATCCCGCTTCGGAGTGCCATCGCTGACCGCTAGCCCAAGACGGCAAGCGAAATCAGCCGGAACGCACCTGTTTGACCGATAAAGCGGCACAAGTTAGTAGAAGGGGAGTCGGTGTATTGAAAGAAAAAGTAAGTGAAATGTGGGTACGTGAGCTGGTTTAATCACGAATGTGCCTGAGCACATGATCTGCTCAATCGGTCGGGCAATCGTCATGGACGTGATGGCTGTTAACTAGGACTACTAACGGAAATGAATAGAGCTTTGGCTACGGTTAACCACTGTGCGTAGCTTGGACACAGTGTGGTTCCCGTTGAGGATGTGACCATTGCCATCGTGTGTCTTATGGTATGCTGCGCACAAACGTACTTGCAAGACCTGACCAGTGTGATGGCAAGGCTAAATTATAAGCAAGTTCCTGCACGTCCATCTCCACCGAAGAAACATTCCATTGCTCGTGAATGGAagatgaaacaaaaccaataTCGTTTCGCAATATTTCATAATGTCTATTGATCCTCGAGTAGATATTACATCGCGCAAAGTAAATGAAAATCGCGAACATCCAACAGCCTCCAGCCAGCTGCAGCCCGTATAGCTCCATTAATTGTCCGAAGTACTAGCTCAAGAGACTTTGTAGGAGCAATAGttatgttttcacttttttttccacaTCTAGTCGCAAACTTCAAACTCAAAAGATACATGAAGCCAATGCCGGTGATCGAATAAGTGATTTCGAGTAGCGAATCATCGTTTCGCTTATGGCTTGTGTGTTTAGTCTACGCTCGATGCGTTTTGAACagaaatgtgtgttttttatgCGTTGTTAGGACAGCATACACGCTCGCGAGAAACCATCCTAATGAAAGCGAATATGATTCGACACGTGTTCGGCATAAACGGTGCTGAGCGAGCAGTCAGACAATTACGAGATCAGTCAACCTCTGTCGAGTCGTACACCACATGACGAATGGTTGGGATGATTATGTACACTCGGTCTTTAGTCAGGTGAAAACACTCGATGGTACATGCACATCCAACCTATGTAATCGAGAGAAAATGTGGGGAGAACGTTGGCATACTACACGGGCTCAGTGTCAAGCTGGTGAAACACATCGCATAAAATGCCTTGAATATGCTCAACTATTTTCGTTTGACTATTGAGGCTGTACGTTTCATAAGCGCGCATTCGTTTCTCTTTATGCCTCATTTATGTTACAGAAGATCCTTCGATCTTACGATCGAGCATTGTCGTCCTGCGTATTGGTAGACCGCCAATTCTGATGTCAATAAGTTGGTATAGATTTATTCACTTCCgcttaaaataaaaacagaatGGTGTTAAATAGGATCCTATTTATCCTATCAGAATACACTTGATCTCATTTGTACTCCGCTTCGTGGATGATACAGTGGAAATGATTCGATGGTTTGCCAACGTAAGATATGTTTACCGAAATACCTATTGGATTttaaaatgatggaaaatgaatgtAATGAGAAAACATATATTGAAatattgaattgaaaacaaaatatcgCATATCCGTTTTGAACAAGACATCATCGAATAAAGTAGCCAGAAACAAAAAGAGCAGATAAGGATAATACGAGCGTACCTAATTCGCTCTAGTACCCTCTCATGGAATGTAAACCACGCAATAATCATCTCTATACCGATAACTAACCCAACTTACCAGCCTCCAGCCGGGGGCGTCACTAATGTTGCATGTAATAATGCTCCGGTACAATGCAGACACCCTCACGCAACGGGGGGGAAcacggagaagaaaaacatggcaaacagccgaagcagcagagCTGTTTGCTGTCTCGTAATcacaaccatcagcagcaaacaccGAAACCTATTATCATTGGCAAACTCCTGGCGAGGCCCTGGTCCAAGATTATAGCCACTGGGCTGGACACTGGAGAAAACAGAGATGCGAAAAGGACCAACGGATCCGACGTAGGAAAAGTTTGGCACCAACGGtatgctcggtgtgtgtggttttgctgctgtgctcGCGGTATCACGCTTGGTCGATGCAATTGGTGCACTCATGGCTGCACACATGATGTGTTTAGGAGGTGGGCTGCGGTCCGAAAGTGTGGCGAAAGAAAGTTGCCAACGACAAGAGCCCTTTTCTATTTAGCCAGAAGTGCATCTCGACTGGCCCAGCGGCTCCGGCGCGGTCTCTGCGGAGCTTTCGCGGTTGTCCAGATCTGATCGTTCAATTCGACGATCGAAACCCGGACTTTCGAGCGCCACTCGATCTCCGCGCGCAATTGTTGGACTGAGTGAGCATGCATTTTCATGGCGTTCAAACGTTGCGATTCCATTTGCGCCCAACTATCGACTATTGTGCTTAGTTTgcatttccacacacacacatacacacacacaaccatacaaaaggaaaaaggaagggcGAGGAGCGGGCGTTATGCGCAGAAATCGAAAGTCATTGATTaattgcaaaagaaaacagtgaaattgatttatctCACACTGCAAGGGACAGCCCCGTGATTAACATTGGTGCATGATGGGATAGGGCCGTCTAGAAGCAAAACTGGCCGATTCCTGCACCGGTCGCCTCAGACCACGGAACAGGGCACTACCACGGGGTCTAATGGGGCACACACCCTCTGGTCAATTTTCTTTCAATGATTTGATTAACCGCAGACACAATGAGATGGAGGTTCGAGTAGTTCCGTGAGGGATAAACATACCAAGATCCGCAGCAATGCCGAAGGTGCCACCTGATCGTTCTGCTGATTCCCACGCGAACGAGCCAGACCTCCGCAAGACTACTAGACCGTTCACGTGTGAACGGCGAGTCGAGGTTCAATTAACTGTTTTGCCTTTGCACACTTTCTACCGGGGGTGGGGCTCTTGAAAGTGTATTCACATCCGGAGTTTTCGGTAGAACAGCGCGACGATGCCATTATTCTTCCATATGCCAACCTGGGTATGGTATTCGATGAACGTTCTCGGCAAAATGCTCTGAGATAAAGATGCGGCAAAgaaatttgatgaaatatACGATTGCGCCAATAAATTGCCCAATTCTCTATGCGTTTTAAGTGGATTTATAATGTTGCCCTTTTATTCTTGTTGCAAATAAAAATGTTCGTATTTACTCTAGACTGCTCAGGATATTAACCTTTGCCTTAGTTGGTTCAATGTCACTAGGAGAAGgaaggtattttttttatgtcgcAATGATTAGAACAGGCTACTTTGATTGTGCATTTACCATTTCACTTTGATTGTAACTATGATAGGTAACAAAAGCATCATCAATATGCGCCCAGTATATTGGCTAAATGTGATCCTGTACGAACAACATCAAAGTACGCATGCAACAGTCGAGACGCTTTTGTCAGCTTCGTAGCAGCCTGCGATACCGTTTTCGCCAACACCTGCCACTTGGACCCACGCCCTTTGCAGTAGACCACTGCGCTTCTCCATTTCCAATGGCCAACTCATAAATCG
The sequence above is a segment of the Anopheles darlingi chromosome 2, idAnoDarlMG_H_01, whole genome shotgun sequence genome. Coding sequences within it:
- the LOC125952237 gene encoding protoporphyrinogen oxidase produces the protein MTAILGAGISGLAAGHYLRKKAASLPLTIYEASDRVGGWIRSERSAKDDFIFEAGPRTIRPKGPAAANTLELIEHLGLADHVYSISSSHTAARNRMIYAKGKLNLLPSSLGGLLKTVPPFTKPLYFAAFHDLLAGRSESPLQDESMYSFVNRRFGKEIADYAVSSMLCGICAGNAKEISVKFLMKELFEREQQHGGVIKGILKEALANRNKKKPTTGTPLGKLAQRAKSENWSIYSLRGGLQTLPDTLATDLQSKGVSIVTGTKFEELKFDRDRILLRVDGKEHMLQHLVSSIPSYKLAKHVDLQHPALAATLRSIPFVDVCVINLQYQRADLLKQDGFGFLVPPIENLPILGVIFDSCCFDMQDSTVLTVMMGGAWFEQWFGKNPSEDQLLEVALTNVQKILGIDQRPDAYKVNLLRNCIPQYTVGHQQRVSAARDYIAEHKLPIALCGASYDGVGVNDVILSARNSVETIFST
- the LOC125952239 gene encoding zinc finger protein 90-like, with the translated sequence MSSRSTQVCRLCAQERASVKILFEKKNASLLEMFQECTGLPISKYDELPQAVCESCEQDLHTLHSFFIRCRQRWPFAGMGQEIEKSNLDNKEPDQEGLTATKTNQQESRSDERPFACEFCNKRFKSWMGLQEHYVSHSEDRPFACSICDRRFKSSKHYRRHCAIHSDDRRFGCNVCNKMFKTSSERISHAKTHSEERPFACEICGKTFKTAKIRKIHYTMHSNERPFACELCDKRFKTSSNLSSHSLSHNKERRFKCDLCGKQFHSSFRLKDHISTHSDDRSFACELCEKRFKTACARKIHYATHSDDRSFVCDICNKRFKTSSTLATHYALHNDDRQYKCDTCGKTFKQNKNLKRHMTTLHEDAVNKL
- the LOC125952238 gene encoding UNC93-like protein MFSD11, translating into MVEHNFVNVFMLGFGFMLIFTSFQTLGNIEQTIIDSIKKDEPSFTGDGYTSLAIIYAALSLSNWVTPSVLSAIGPRLAMTIGAVTYCLFMACFFVPHVAVLYLFSVVLGAGAALIWTGQGTYLSQCSNNETISRNSGVFWAMLQMSMFFGNLLVFFTFQGKTHIDVETRTIVFSVLVAVGILGTVMLSCLRRPVADQDVSTELTAPATPKQAFVDAIQLFKTKRMILLSITFVYTGLSLSFFSGVYGSSVGFTTAIGTSAKQLVGLNGVFIGIGEVVGGVAFGLLGTRITTRYGRDPVVIVGGVLHLVSYFLVFINLPNVAPFGNTDEVSYINPPSAIVAMLCSLLLGFGDACFNTQCYSMLGGVFKNQPAEAFAIFKFTQSIAAAASFVYSSHFGLHVQLLILVILAIIGTTTFCLVEFSVKKERVEVEKKYEE